A stretch of Apis cerana isolate GH-2021 linkage group LG1, AcerK_1.0, whole genome shotgun sequence DNA encodes these proteins:
- the LOC108002106 gene encoding nucleolar protein 56, whose product MSKLFVLFEHAAGYAIFSVREFEEVGMLLPQVEASVTDLSRFNSVVKLIGFSPFKTALTALESINNISEGIAPEDLQLFLDSCIPKSGKKNEVVLGVADPKLGANITEVLNIKCDHTGAIPEIIRGIRFHFHNLVKGFTAKSSGIAQLGLGHSYSRAKVKFNVNRVDNMIIQSIALLDQLDKDINTFSMRIREWYSYHFPELVKIVPENYMYAKVAKLIKNRKELTNEKLEALEEIVMDSAKAQAIIDASKSSMGMDISPVDLLNIEMFAVRVIALADYRKQLAEYLKSKMTGVAPNLATLIGDQVGARLIAHAGSLTNLAKYPASTVQILGAEKALFRALKTRGNTPKYGLLFHSSFIGRAGTKNKGRISRYLANKCSLASRIDCFTDIPTNVFGEKLRQQVEDRLKFYETGEIPKKNIDVMKEALEEAAQVIASMEQKSAKKKKKKDKKRKSEVLENGKENGYIENGVEEETEEPIKKKKKKKKSKSLNENE is encoded by the exons tcaaagctttttgttttattcgagCATGCTGCTGGCTATGCCATATTTTCTGTCAGAGAATTTGAAGAAGTAGGAATGTTATTGCCTCAAGTTGAAGCATCTGTAACAGATTTGTCTCGTTTTAACTCAGTTGTGAAATTAATTGGATTTTCACCTTTTAAAACTGCTTTAACAGCTCtagaaagtataaataatatttccgaAGGAATTGCTCCAGAAGATTTACAGTTATTTTTAGACTCATGTATACCAaaatctggaaaaaaaaatgaagttgTGCTTGGAGTGGCAGATCCAAAACTTGGAGCTAATATTACtgaagtattaaatataaaatgtgatCACACTGGTGCCATTCCAGAAATTATTAGAGGAAtaagatttcattttcataatttggTAAAAGGTTTTACTGCTAAAAGTTCTGGAATTGCACAACTTGGACTTGGTCATAGTTATTCTAGAGCTAAAGTTAAATTCAATGTTAATCGTGTGGATAATATGATCATACAAAGTATAGCTCTATTAGATCAATTAGATAAAGACATTAATACGTTTAGTATGCGTATaag gGAATGGTATAGTTATCATTTTCCAGAACTTGTAAAAATAGTTCCTGAGAATTATATGTATGCCAAAgttgcaaaattaataaaaaatagaaaagaacttacaaatgaaaaattagaagcTTTGGAAGAAATTGTTATGGACAGTGCCAAAGCTCAAGCAATTATTGATGCTTCTAAATCATCTATGGGAATGGATATCAGTCCTGTTGATCTTCTTAACATAGAAATGTTTGCAGTACGTGTTATTGCTTTAGCTGACTACAGAAAACAATTagcagaatatttaaaatctaaaatgacAGGCGTAGCACCAAATTTAGCTACATTAATAGGTGACCAAGTGGGAGCAAGATTAATAGCACATGCTGGATCTCTTACAAATTTAGCTAAATATCCTGCTTCTACTGTACAAATATTAGGGGCAGAAAAGGCTTTATTTAGAGCCTTGAAAACTAGAGGTAACACTCCAAAATATGGATTATTGTTCCATTCAAGTTTTATTGGTCGTGCGGGTACAAAAAATAAAGGTAGAATTTCAAGGTATCTTGCCAATAAATGTTCTCTTGCATCAAGAATTGATTGTTTTACTGATATACCAACTAATGTGTTTGGTGAAAAATTGCGACAACAAGTAGAAgatagattgaaattttatgaaactgGAGAAATACCTAAGAAAAACATAGATGTAATGAAAGAAGCGTTAGAAGAAGCTGCACAAGTAATAGCGAGTATGGAACAAAAATcagctaaaaagaaaaagaaaaaagataaaaaaaggaaaagtgaagttttagaaaatggaaaagaaaatggatatattgaaaatggaGTGGAAGAAGAAACTGAAGaaccaataaagaaaaagaaaaaaaagaagaagtcaaaaagtttaaatgaaaatgaatga